In Vicinamibacteria bacterium, a genomic segment contains:
- a CDS encoding tetratricopeptide repeat protein translates to MANQFSTPFDQGLFLVHLNRGREHFDSRNFADAAEELEEARRLRPQDDSVLNLLGLAYFKQEKYKDAESVYRKLIDLNPNSPTLYFNLGLICFKLGDLDRAEATFLKTLELKSDSQKTHFYLGNVYEKKKQYYNAIFQYRKAGANIMVKRVQEKIDHERPPTEDQNDFIMAAPPYNGDDTKPSLVEDHRVRTAPDLDSVTVDHIDKRRFLSALREGFAPPAGSTDMQQSSASARDSVTTKPDAGQVAHLWTVSDDQEVIVDPGAEPRAENASRPPPSTEGTRLRLSEPILQDESLAEMARNKAPTSASDVLFSGRTGPRFPAKELAQNYRSSGERFRDEDDSELSWQTLGPAEPHVYARGRRKDDLFRYLEYNLMEVNFSGKVFIKLGTIYSYSGNLTFWVKPQREERVAPLVIVSGTGKLLLTDRRREISVFQIENEQIFVEPSHLLACQETLTPRYAVVEKDSGGKPGFHVLMIEGTGMVALSVATSPLVLTVQREYPVNVASSSLISWSGDLTPTIVEDEALAEIMLPDPSSGINLRLEGEGQVMVEKITRPSFD, encoded by the coding sequence AGGGCCTGTTCCTCGTCCACCTCAATCGCGGCCGTGAACATTTCGACTCCCGCAATTTTGCGGACGCGGCGGAGGAGCTCGAGGAGGCCAGACGTCTGCGACCGCAGGACGACTCGGTCCTGAATCTCCTCGGGCTCGCCTACTTCAAGCAGGAGAAGTACAAAGACGCCGAATCCGTCTATCGAAAGCTCATCGACCTGAACCCGAACTCGCCCACGCTCTACTTCAACCTGGGATTGATTTGCTTCAAGCTCGGCGACCTAGACCGGGCGGAGGCCACGTTCCTGAAGACTCTAGAGCTCAAGTCCGACAGTCAGAAGACGCACTTCTACCTGGGCAACGTCTACGAAAAGAAGAAACAGTACTACAACGCCATCTTCCAATACCGGAAGGCCGGCGCCAACATCATGGTAAAGCGGGTCCAGGAGAAGATCGACCACGAACGGCCACCGACGGAAGACCAGAATGACTTCATCATGGCGGCCCCGCCCTATAACGGAGATGACACCAAGCCGTCGCTTGTGGAAGACCATCGGGTGAGGACGGCCCCGGATCTCGACAGTGTCACCGTCGATCACATCGACAAGCGCAGATTCCTCTCGGCACTGCGCGAGGGCTTCGCTCCGCCCGCCGGATCGACGGACATGCAGCAGTCCTCCGCTTCCGCTCGGGATAGCGTCACCACCAAGCCGGACGCCGGACAGGTGGCCCATCTATGGACCGTCTCGGATGATCAGGAGGTAATCGTGGATCCGGGAGCCGAGCCCCGGGCGGAAAATGCGTCGCGCCCCCCACCTTCGACTGAGGGGACTCGCCTGCGGCTGTCGGAACCCATCCTTCAAGACGAGTCCCTCGCCGAGATGGCGCGGAACAAGGCGCCGACGAGCGCCAGCGACGTTCTATTCAGCGGGCGCACGGGTCCCCGTTTCCCCGCAAAGGAGCTCGCGCAAAACTACCGTTCGTCGGGAGAACGTTTTCGGGACGAGGACGACTCCGAGCTTTCCTGGCAGACCCTCGGCCCCGCCGAGCCTCACGTATACGCTCGCGGGCGCCGCAAAGACGACCTCTTCAGGTACCTCGAGTACAACCTCATGGAGGTCAACTTCTCGGGAAAGGTATTCATCAAGCTGGGCACGATCTACAGCTACAGCGGCAATCTCACGTTCTGGGTCAAGCCGCAGCGCGAGGAACGCGTGGCGCCCCTCGTCATCGTGAGCGGTACGGGGAAGCTCCTCTTGACCGATCGCCGACGTGAGATCAGTGTATTTCAAATAGAGAATGAGCAGATCTTCGTAGAGCCCTCGCACCTCCTTGCTTGTCAGGAAACGCTCACGCCGCGCTACGCGGTGGTCGAGAAGGATTCCGGAGGCAAGCCAGGTTTTCACGTGCTCATGATCGAGGGCACGGGGATGGTCGCGCTGTCCGTGGCCACCAGTCCGCTCGTGCTGACGGTGCAGCGCGAATACCCCGTCAACGTCGCGAGCTCGAGCCTGATTTCCTGGTCGGGAGATCTCACCCCAACGATCGTCGAGGACGAAGCCCTGGCCGAGATCATGCTCCCCGATCCCTCGAGTGGAATCAACCTGAGACTCGAGGGCGAAGGCCAGGTGATGGTCGAGAAGATAACTCGCCCGAGTTTTGACTAG